Sequence from the Vanessa tameamea isolate UH-Manoa-2023 chromosome 4, ilVanTame1 primary haplotype, whole genome shotgun sequence genome:
ctTTTGAAGCGTGGAGTAGATTCATaggttttaaaaacattaacatgATTTTTAGGATGATACACACTCTGCGATTAAACCCAACGCTGaaattattaacacttttaTCGTCAATTTCGACATCAAACCGTCGAAACgaggataaaaaattgtttgaaaccGAAAAGAATACTCCGGTGAGAGTTTTCGGtaagattttttgattttttaacaaataccgATTATAAAgcgatgtatttaataaattactaatctTTCAATCAAATCACATAACCTGCTATAGAACAGGTGGCTgtgattaaaaagataatatgttttgtcatgtaaaataatttataataaattcacttCGATTGGTTAAATACTTTGTACAGCTTGGGTTCAATCGGAAGCGCCGAGAAGGAAATGAAATAGAAGGGCGACCTCGCGGGTAGACGGTCTACCCGCTCGTAGAGCTCCTCGACTcgaattaatttcatacatttgttttattaagctGTTATTTACATATCGACAAACGAACACGTCCGCCACGCGGCCGATCGGGCGTCTAAGAAAcggcaaataataattttataatacaaacgaTCGCAACCGTCGCGCGTACATCTCGTCGCGAGGGAGCGTCCTACGGGTGACGTTCGGAAACGAGGGCGCCGGGGGCCGCGGCGCCGGCCCCGGCGGAGCGGAGGGCCGGTGGCGACAGAGGAGAGtttacgataatatatatatataggcgtACCCAGGCGGCCGGCGGCGctggcggcgcgggcggcgctaTCACTTGCAGCACGACGAGGCGCGCGGCGCGTCGGCGTCGTTGAGGcggcgcgcgccgcccgccgcgccgccgcccgcgctcTCGCTCTTTGGTAACTTGTTCGCTGCAACACGAGCGCGCTGTGTACTCACTCCCCCTCGCGCCTCTCGCGCCCTCTCGCTCGCACGCGCCGGCGAGCGAGCCGATCGCGTGCGACGTAATATTACTCGAGTTTTTAGGCAGCCCATTCCAGGCACAGGTTTGAAGTCAAataacaaactaaataaaatacgcGATAAATACGCGGGGGCCGCGTTTCCGAGTCAAAAAATTCTGATGACGCTGAGCCGAGACAGAGTCATGTCCATTTGAacactatgtatttatttactttctatATAGAGAGTTCTGCACTCTGATTTGACGAGGAGAATTTGTGATCACTATTACAAATAATGCTTTTCGATCGAAAGTTAACCGTTCAAAAGGGTTTGTAAAGATAATATGGATTCaagacaaattaatataaataataatattaatattaatttgtattatttattggagTATAAGACCTACAAACAAATACTTGAAACGCGACCCACAGTTTTCTTGTTGTTCTTATCTATAAGTATCGTTTATAGATGCGGGAAAAACCGGATGTCAACGAAACTGTcatcgttattttattataaataaagatgataaaatttacgcggtggtagagctttgtgcaaggccgcctgggtaggtaccacccactcatcagatattctaccgccaaacagcagtactcaatattgttgtgttccggtttgaacggtgagtgagccagtgtaactacaggcacaagggacgtaacatcttagttcccaaggttaatggcacattgacgatgtaagaaattgttattatttcttacagcgccattgtttaagGCGAGtggtaccacttaccatcaggtagcccatttggcCGTtccaaaaaacaataatatattaaaaatggtcTCACCGATAGCTAGGAATATATCATTAACGTTCATGGCCGTCTTGGCGCTGGTCTCCATGAACAGCAGTCCGTTCTCGTCGGCGTAGGCCTGCGCCTCTTCGAATTCCACCATGCGCTTGGCGGCCAGGTCGCTCTTGTTGCCCGCCAGCGCGATCACGATGGACGGAGACGCCTGCCGCTGCAGCTCCTTCACCCAGTTCTTGGCGCGACCGAATGTGTCCTGGAAAACAAATCAGttcaaatgttaaaatattgtataaaatcataattcttgtttatttatacgaaataaaattttaataatgtttataataagttaGTATCGTGTTATATCATAGGAAGTTAAGACAGGCAAATGGACCGCTGGTATGTGATCATCACAAAGACACTGGCAACTAAGCTTGAAAACTTAAAcgtttatgtcccttgtgtctgtagttacactgactcactcatccttcacaTCGGAATAgaacaataccaaatattgcaGCCTGGTAACctctacccaggcgggcttatACAAAATTTACCAAAAGTGTTTGTAGTAAATTAcgtaacgtttatttttaaaagcattttataagttcatatattttaacgtcAGGTAACTTtgagataataaaatacaaaggaaCGTCACATTGTTTATATTCTAAAGTAGTTATTACtctattgatatattttcaagGGCTCCGTCCTGCAAAATAATACACTCTAATCAACTATAGACAGTGTTTGGTTCATAGATAACGTTATCTGAGTTCGTCTGTCCGAATGCAGGCATCAATGAACATACATTGTaggaaatgattaattataaatattatattgttttaaatgagtTCTTAGACCTTAGGCAGACAAAGCTATTTGTATTCAaacattcttatataaaaacaaataacttcGTCGCTCAAAAcgattaataattaagataaagtCGTGGTGTTTATATTTTGGGTAAAGAATAATTGTTAACTAAAATAACAATGCGTATTTAAACGAAATGATCGATGAGCTTGTACGAAGAATCAGTGAGTGACAAGTTGAAAGAACGCGTAAGCAATCGATCGTCAATACGGAGCATCTATTTTCTCCTCTCTATGTCACGCCCTTGAACCCGGGAAGACTTACGCGTGTAATACGATTGTCCGCATACGCACCGAATGGGGGCGGCGACCAAAATAATAACGTTAATGATACCATATCTGTATCACCACGTAAACCGACTTGACCGTGCCGCCGCGGCTAGCTTATGTACGTATCAATGTTTGACAAAGCCGAGTTCACTCGGATCGCTTGGGGCTCGTTACTTTTTAGCGAGTTATTATTAAACTTCAAAGGGTCAAACGGTGCAACTGAATTGCAAATCAGTTTCCATGAAACCGATCGAGCCGATTCTTGTACACccattttaagattttaaaaaaatattatgctaaataccgtaataaattaaaggcaaatatattttttatttcataaatgaaGTATAGTTTATTAGAGACGCAGCGCTAGTCGCTATAAAACCagccaattaattaataatagtttgattaaaaaacgaatatttaacaCTTAAATACACATAATGTGTCATTTTCTAATCATAGAAACATTAGCACCTcggtaattaattatgaaaaatctaTAATCGATTTGAAATACATAACTAAACCTCTATTTGTTAACAAATACAAACAGCTCAAGACATCTGCACAATGATTACTTATGAGATgttcaaaaacatttaacaacGCAAAAGTAATCGCGACCTCTGTACAGATCAGTATtactagatataatatataaatattggaagtAGACATAGTCGATTCATCCATTGAACGGTATCGACTACATACGTTGTAAATAATTCGTTCGAAaacattaaatgatttaaattttgtgaTAGAATCGATCCGTACTCGCGCACTTTTGAGTCAAAATTCTCACACACGTACGAAGTTACGTATCAATCATGTCTGGTGGTCTTATATCGAGAgattcaatacattttaaaatatcattttaagtaACATCTTCGTATGTGTAGGATTAAAgatgtgaatattattatttcgccCTCATCATCAAAACACTTTTATCAAGTATTTATCCAAATTCAGCTTGGTTGAAAGTCTATTAGAGatcaatatgttttaattcaaaaataaaatgtttctatatCGGTTAAATTACTAATGTGTAGGAAATTACAACTTTACATTAATAACtgtgtaaaaaaaaagacattttgttaaaatagtattttgaaataataatttgctGTTGTTACATCAAAGCTTAGTCCGTCTATGTGTCCGCGGCTTCGTAAAGAAAGAGATTAAATATCATACTTTCATTTGTTTATCTACTAATATAACAAAAGggtaaaattttgtttgtttgttcataATCTGTATTAGTAAGTTATTATTGCATgtctagaatatttatataatcaagtCGAACGACTTTACGATAACAACAAAATACAACGTAAAAGCAAGCAATTCTTATGATGTTTATAACTAAATCTCCTTACACAGCAAGCTCTTAACAACTGTAGGTATTCAACACGTAACGACTGCATAGTACATGGTATAACAACGCAGTCTTGACGTAACGTCTACGTCCACACGGAGCGACAcgcgatttaaaatattttatatacttagcggttatttaattaagtaactaGTATCCCTTGCAAATAAGTCTTAGTCTCGCgggaattatataaaaaaaacgatgtcAGATTTAATCGTAAACGAATATATTACTGTAAAGGTTTAcggtacaaataaaaatctcaGCTTTATCCTTTGTTTGATGCGAAGATAAAGCAACGTTCGCTTGGAAATCACACCGCCCGACAAATTTCTCTTTTAATATGAAGTTATACGTGTAAGCTACTTTTAATCGGAGAACCTTGATTGCCCAGTGGCTACAAAACGTGATTCTTAACCGACGATTCTGAGTTCAAGCCCGGGGAAAGCAAGACGGAATTTATCtgctcaattttatttaaaatttctactcctagtcggcggtgaaggaaaacatcgtgaggaaacctgctcgTGGCGGATAAGAATCCGTTACGAATATCCACGTGTAACCAATCCACATTGgcgtaaattattaatatgtacgtTTGATTTCCACATACTTATTAGACTAACATTTAGTTATATTAgcagtacatatttttttgttataaatactaACTATACTGATATATACTTTGAACACTTTCGTGACGAATATGAACTAttcttataacatataaaacgaataaattattaCGAGTGTAGTCAACAAAcggcttataaataataagataaacaagAAGTAAAGACAATAGaactatataaaaacaattaacattATCTGATAAGGGCGTCACGTGAGGGGCGGATAGGTGACGGGGACATTTCTTTCTGAACACTACTCGATAATTTTTAACTGCCAATAGAACGGTTCGTTGAATATGAGCCAgaggataattttttttaaattgtcattgaCAGGCAAAGGACTAAATATccttcaataaattataaacaaaaactatttataagtcGAAAACATGTTTGAAAAAATGAAAGTACTTTCCTTGGGTACGATCAGCGATGAGAGAATTATTTAAAGGtcgaatttgtattttgttattttctttcgTATGTATAAAGGAAACTCTTCTGGTTCCCTAAAGTTTGATGtcacatttaacttttttaattacattgaaatgtgAAGAGCCGTCATTGTAATGCCTAATTCTAAAAAATACTTCCTTCGTAATTGTTCGAGGtaatgttagtttttttattcttgagTATAATAATGACTTCAAAGTCTGTTTTTTAGGATCAATAGAGGTTTAACAATTTGAAATGACAttggaatgttttatttttaatttaaattgtcagCGGATTGTGATTTTATATATGCCTACTAAGTGGTAGGACTTTCTCCAAACCCGCCTGCCCAGGTAACAGCCACATCACTTATTCTACCATCAAGCAGCTATTCTTGGAATTGTTGTGCTCCAGTTTAAAGTACGAGCGAACCAGTGTGAGCTACAGCCACAAGAGACATCACATCATCCTATTCCACAACACAACATCTTATTCCTCAAGGTGGCACTTTACAGATATAAtggatggtaaatatttcttacagttcccAAGTCTATctacagtggtgaccacttaccagtcTGCctacgtaattataataaaaaaacatttcggcGCTTCCCATTCGAGGTGCGCATATTCAACGTGAAGACAAAAACGgatatatagatatacctatagatataatatattatgatgctTTGTACTCACTATTCTTGTtattcaaaaaaacatttaatcaatTGTTTCCCTTTGTACGTCAATCACGTAAACACTATGACCAATCGCGGAATCATCCGTGGATGATTATACGTTATGCAGTTTTTGAATTCCATTGATCATTCTCCTTTACTATACGTAATGCCCAGCGAAGCGGGGGCGCAACAGCtagttaaatacataaaatcacAGTTCTTAACTagcaaactaataaaaaaaattgtaaataaatttagtttctCGCCATCCCACCAGCGACATGGACCATCTTTAATACGACTGTCATCATGTAAGCAGGTCTAGCAAAGTAACGAACGAAATGATTCGATTATCTAACGCTTGCACAACCCACTGCGTTCGAggcttgaaaaaaatatcgagGTCAAGGGCGATatcatattaagatatttagtaACTTTAAcggaacaaaaatttaaaaattaacgatACACAtgcatgaaaatatatatatatatatatttaagtcagTCAAGTATTTAgagttttagaattaaaatttcttcTCGTAAGTACTACGTCTCGTAGTAGTAGTGTCTAGATATTGTGTTATACTTAAAGAGAGTagctaataattttttaaacttatttgtgATAATAAGCCTATAAATAAAGTCGAATTATTAAACGGAAACTATCCGAAACAATCGAATGAATCTAAATAACATCGTATCCGTAACTATATCTGAAACCAGTAAAGTATAATTCATATATCCATATCCATATGAAATATCCATAGCACCCCTGATGTAGCtataaacgtatattattttacgtatttataaattcatacaaaTCAGTACAACGTACAGATACTTTGATCACACCTTACGGCGACAACCGTTTTATCTATTAAGGTGTGTTGACACTAGCAAGTGTGACCTTTATACGTACGCGTATGAaacaatcaatactaatattataaatgcgaatgtaactctgtctgtctgtctattgttCCGAcgttgatgaaatttggtatgaagcaaattgGAGCCACAAGGAAGGACATGGGCTACCCTACCCCTAGAACGCGAGCGATACTGCGGGCGACGAATACTATAACAACAAAAGAATGAATTCATAAAGGGTTCCGTGTGTAACGTCACCAACTGCGGGTAACGTGGCTGAGCTGTTATCGATCACACACGATACACGAATACAATAACATCAAACTATTATAACTTGTATCGTTTTTCTTATGAGTACAAGAGCAATTGTAAGACAATTACCATTTCATATAATGAGGGATTTATCTGTATTAACATTATAGTAGCGTATGTAACTGTCTGTTATCTCTTCGCACTTAAACCGCTAAACAGattaagatgaaatttgatatagaaGATAGTTTAAGTCCCACCgaaggaatattatttttaattccccCACCAAGGGGGTAAAATGAAGGGTAACAATTCGTGTGCTATtggtaatgttttatatattacgggcgggtaaagccgcaggatTCAGATAGTCTTCATATATGTAATCGTAGTTGCGATTGCTAGTGATACGGTATAGTATTCCAATCGATGGAGATTTACATAAAGCAAACCATATTACTTATGCCATGCAATTAAATACTATCTCTACTACATGGAACAAGCCGACGTGGCCGAATGGTTTTCGAACCCAGGCAAGTTCCACGTGCCtcattcgtgtttataattcatctcgttatCGACGctgaaggaatacatcgtgaggaaacctgcatgtgtctaatatcaatgaatcgcattggagcagcgtggtagaattagCTCCTAGCCTTCTGCTCAAAAGTAAGCCTTAGGCCAGATGGGCAGGACattcaacataattttttttttatagacaattatgaagtgaataatattaattattttttaattccagTTTTGGTAACAACTTCGCGGCattcaaaaaagtaatttttcaaGAGTCCATATTGAATACCATAGATagatcacagtggcgtgcaattggagagacctacgtccagcagtggacaagtATGGGCTGCTGATGATAATGAATACCAAAGCCTAGATTATTCtcgatctcgaccaatgactaCGCGCCAATTCCACgtcaattgtttatttgtctcaACTCCtcctgtggttggaatagactatacatattaccatttatttttttttaattttgtcgctATCGTCGTTTTGTTAACGTGACGATGACCCAAAACTATGATAAGATCCGACAGGTATTAACGATTAAATCTCTAATgcttaagattattattttatttaataaggcaTCTCAGctctcataatataattaaacattacaaatataataataactcatAACATTGTGGTATAAGCTAAATGAAGTCaatcttgtataaaatatattaagtaattaaaatacgaacgagaattatacaaataacataCTGACCATTAATTGCGGTACAACATGTCGGTCCACTGCGTCTGATTAACAAACGATAAAGATTTATCTTAATTAAGCTAGTCGCATTTCGGTGAATCACGAAAACGACGAAAAAAAACTCGCTAGAGTTCGTAGCatatttgtaaaactaatttTGACGAATTGAATGAgtatgtacttttaaatattgcaatGCAATGCAATTATTTACGTTTTCATGTGTTTTAAGATTCGCGATACAGGTAGAACAGATACCGAATAATCATTTTGTAGTTTAATTGTCAAGATTTAAGTAGTATTTAAAGTTACATCTGAGCAAAAGGCCTTCTGTTAGGGTTACAGATCGTTATACTCAACGCTGTTGAACTACAAACGTGTCCGATAAACGTGTCTGACTTTCCTAACAAGCAAACTGTAATGTAGATGTCTTTTAACTTTGGCTCTCACTAAAAcgtaacacaaataaaatatttataccatttAACCGGAGACGAGGTTTGATGACAGACCGTACTTCACGGATCATTTTGGCGTCTTCGGTACTCTGATACCCAGGCCATTTAAGACGTTTCAATGAGTACATTTGAGTACTTTTACAGTACAaatgtataagtaaaaaaataaaaagttacaatcaaacgttataataactatttgttAGTAACAAGTAAATTGttcaaactaattaataataacattgtatcCGCTGTGGAAATATAAACGCTATCTTGATTATGAGTCACGAAACATTTATTACTTATGtacgttattattatagtatcgATGGGTAGCAGTCCGAATCCGTAGTGATCGTCTTGAGAACGCCTAGCTGATAGAATTCACAGATCGTTACCCGACACACGCGAGTTCTAATCCGGGCAAGCCAACgtgttattatagttttaaaaccgtgtttattattaatctcgtGCACGGGctgtgtaggaaaacatcgtgagaaaacctgcaggTGTTGAATGAAGTTTACCGGAGCAATGTCTTTCTAATAGAGCAATGTGGTATCATTGTCTTTAAGCGTCGAGAGAGCCTTTGCGCAGCAGTGTGAGGATATACTGACCTGCGCGTTAAGTCCAACGAATTAGGAAATCGATGAAAGAGATAGTGAAACTGTGCTTGCGCACATACATGTGCAAAAAGATTCTGTGCAGTCAAACGTCTCCCTTGAGAATAGCTACTGTTAAATATCATCATCGTCATAATTCTAACCCAGAGAATGATCATCAATGAaagtagtaatatttatatcactCGAAAATAAcgaaattagaattaattaaaaaaaaaaaaaacgaggaaACCGCACGGGCTTAAATCCTGCCTGTGTATGATTCACTAATTTACGTATTaacttaagaatataaataattttagcctTGTACCTCGCACGTCTGTCAAGGTAGCTGCTAGCTCTGATTAGTATAATATCGttattaaatcgtaacaaaCGCGGTACGAGTAAGCTCAATCGCAATGAG
This genomic interval carries:
- the LOC113396707 gene encoding ras-related protein Rab-5B yields the protein MATTRSGAAQRPNGAPQTKVCQFKLVLLGESAVGKSSLVLRFVKGQFHEYQESTIGAAFLTQTLCLDDTTVKFEIWDTAGQERYHSLAPMYYRGAQAAIVVYDITNQDTFGRAKNWVKELQRQASPSIVIALAGNKSDLAAKRMVEFEEAQAYADENGLLFMETSAKTAMNVNDIFLAIANKLPKSESAGGGAAGGARRLNDADAPRASSCCK